The Penicillium oxalicum strain HP7-1 chromosome VI, whole genome shotgun sequence genome window below encodes:
- a CDS encoding putative ATP-dependent RNA helicase encodes MAESLADAMEQLRIAASSIDPVTIQSHLEAPRNDDNRMSDTPRPRKKTSRTGTELLNELEDEFLTPSSKFSTAWLDQLQSRWDAPADTTDLFEIAPTQTRTVTRFTREGLEGRVTGYREVTIPATSETAKNSTSLLRRPAGRADFVRGAAGFFPFAPGGLDAVEALAEMEADAQVEQSRSGGKKAGLDRIINFGAEGGLLTIPPGFERGLTFAESKSKEAAEGDEEVEKALQEESSAPPGDSETKTDPNGVADGAHVDEASDDDHDEEDIDELLPVEFPALEPRNQLLAGLQKQKGREWAHVVDVNKEITNFSDLVPDMAREWPFELDTFQKEAVYHLENGDSVFVAAHTSAGKTVVAEYAIALATKHMTKAIYTSPIKALSNQKYRDFRSTFDDVGILTGDVQINPEASCVIMTTEILRSMLYRGADLIRDVEFVIFDEVHYVNDLERGVVWEEVIIMLPEHVTLILLSATVPNTYEFASWVGRTKKKDIYVISTPKRPVPLEHYLWAGKEKFKIVDSNKRFIEGGWKKANDVLSGKEARLKKEAEAQAQAQAQRGGAQGRGRGRGQDAGRGAGRGGGPRGGGGRGQAGGRGQPSNRGTGNIARTGRGGGRQSAAQDKNTWVHLVSHLRKEDLLPGCVFVFSKKRCEENADSLSNQDFCNATEKSLIHMMIEKSLTRLKPEDRTLPQILRLRELLSRGVAVHHGGLLPIMKEVVEILFARSLVKVLFATETFAMGLNLPTRTVVFSGFRKHDGKGFRDLLPGEYTQMAGRAGRRGLDTVGYVLITNSGRDEAPPAGALKKMILGDPTKLRSQFRLTYNMILNLLRVEALKIEEMIKRSFSENATQALLPEHEKQVQLSEASLEKIKRPPCEICDVDLAACHAASMEYERLTTELYSGLPTTPAGKRLFEVKKMVVYRKDGIRTAGVITKEGITTGTVPCITVLEIGTVYNRRHPSDVLPFLPKFRPYFQALPSNGASMHLKICKIPVTDVECITTTRCKAGGPICERWDEIDWVRIKELQSRDIIDQRRAQAEFIQSCRCMECPKFIEHFEMQHDEWQVKENISQLKQLMSDQNLQLLPDYEQRIQVLRELGFVDEHSRVQLKGKVACEIHSADELVLTELVLENVLAEYEPEEIVALLSAFVFQEKTESQPTLTPRLQKGQEAIVRIAEKVNNYQVLHQVIQSSEDSNDFASEPRFGLAEVVYEWAKGMSFNRITDLTDVMEGTIVRTITRLDETCREVKNAAKLVGDPNLYTKMQQAQELIKRDVIFAASLYM; translated from the exons ATGGCGGAATCACTTGCGGATGCTATGGAGCAGCTACGGATAGCAGCCAGCAGTATCGACCCGGTGACGATACAAAGTCACCTTGAGGCGCCCCGCAACGACGACAACCGCATGTCCGATACCCCCAGACCACGCAAGAAAACGTCGAGAACGGGGACCGAATTGCTCAATGAGCTGGAGGACGAATTTTTGACACCATCGTCTAAATTCAGCACGGCTTGGCTTGATCAGTTACAATC ACGATGGGACGCGCCTGCAGATACAACAGATTTGTTCGAGATTGCGCCGACACAGACGAGAACGGTGACCCGATTCACTCGGGAGGGGCTCGAAGGACGCGTGACTGGATACCGCGAAGTCACGATACCAGCTACAAGCGAAACGGCGAAGAACTCGACCTCTCTCCTTCGTCGACCAGCCGGTCGTGCAGACTTCGTTCGTGGCGCTGCGggatttttcccctttgcgCCCGGGGGCTTGGACGCCGTGGAAGCtctggcggagatggaggCAGATGCTCAGGTCGAGCAGTCTCGGTCTGGTGGCAAAAAGGCAGGCTTGGACCGGATCATCAACTTTGGTGCCGAGGGTGGCCTTCTCACAATTCCTCCTGGGTTTGAGAGGGGGCTGACCTTTGCCGAAAGCAAGTCCAAAGAAGCCGCGGAGGGTGACGAGGAAGTTGAAAAGGCTCTACAAGAGGAGAGTAGTGCACCGCCCGGCGATTCCGAGACCAAGACAGATCCCAACGGAGTTGCCGATGGTGCTCATGTGGATGAAGCCAGTGACGACGAccatgacgaggaggatattGATGAACTGTTGCCCGTTGAGTTCCCGGCCCTTGAGCCACGCAATCAGCTTCTGGCCGGTCTTCAAAAGCAGAAGGGGAGAGAATGGGCCCACGTCGTTGATGTGAACAAGGAAATTACCAACTTTAGTGATTTGGTTCCGGACATGGCTAGAGAATGGCCATTCGAGCTGGATACCTTTCAAAAGGAGGCCGTGTATCACTTGGAGAATGGCGACTCGGTCTTTGTGGCTGCTCATACGTCGGCTGGTAAGACGGTCGTTGCAGAGTACGCTATTGCACTGGCCACGAAGCATATGACCAAGGCGATCTACACTTCGCCAATCAAAGCGCTCAGCAATCAGAAGTACCGAGACTTCCGAAGCACCTTTGACGATGTGGGTATCCTGACTGGAGATGTTCAAATCAATCCTGAGGCCAGCTGTGTGATCATGACTACGGAGATTCTTCGCAGTATGCTTTATCGTGGAGCGGACCTGATCCGTGACGTGGAGTTTGTCATTTTCGACGAAGTGCACTATGTCAACGACCTTGAGCGAGGAGTTGTGTGGGAAGAAGTTATTATTATGCTTCCAGAACATGTCACCCTCATTCTTCTGTCAGCTACCGTGCCCAATACCTACGAATTCGCGTCGTGGGTTGGTCGaacaaagaagaaggatattTACGTGATCTCGACCCCCAAGCGACCTGTGCCACTGGAACATTATCTGTGGGCtggcaaagaaaaattcaaaattgTCGACTCCAACAAGCGCTTCATCGAAGGCGGCTGGAAGAAGGCAAATGACGTCCTGTCAGGGAAGGAAGCTAGACTCAAGAAAGAAGCCGAGGCCCAGGCTCAGGCCCAGGCCCAACGTGGTGGCGCTCAGGGTCGAGGACGTGGCCGGGGACAGGACGCAGGTAGAGGTGCTGGCCGAGGCGGAGGGCCccgtggcggtggtggtagAGGGCAAGCCGGTGGGCGAGGGCAGCCTTCCAACCGTGGAACGGGTAACATCGCTCGCACTGGGCGTGGAGGAGGCAGGCAATCCGCCGCTCAGGACAAGAACACTTGGGTTCATCTGGTATCGCATCTTCGTAAGGAGGATCTGCTTCCAGGTTGTGTGttcgtcttctccaagaagcGATGCGAGGAAAACGCGGATTCCCTCAGCAACCAAGACTTTTGCAATGCGACAGAGAAAAGTTTGATCCATATGATGATCGAGAAGTCCCTGACTCGTCTCAAGCCAGAAGACCGAACTCTGCCCCAAATTCTTCGGCTGCGCGAGCTACTCAGCCGCGGTGTCGCTGTTCACCATGGAGGTCTGCTGCCCATTATGAAAGAAGTAGTTGAAATTCTCTTTGCAAGGTCCCTGGTCAAGGTGCTCTTTGCGACAGAAACTTTTGCCATGGGTCTGAACTTGCCTACTCGTACTGTTGTGTTCTCTGGTTTCCGCAAACACGACGGCAAGGGCTTCAGAGATTTGCTCCCCGGAGAGTACACACAAATGGCCGGACGTGCTGGCCGCCGAGGTCTCGACACTGTGGGTTATGTGCTTATAACCAACAGCGGCAGGGACGAGGCCCCTCCTGCCGGTGctctgaagaagatgattttGGGCGACCCGACGAAGCTTCGTTCTCAATTCCGTCTAACCTACAACATGATTCTGAACCTACTTCGAGTGGAGGCTCTCAAGATAGAAGAGATGATCAAGAGGAGTTTCAGCGAGAATGCCACGCAAGCTTTGCTACCAGAGCACGAGAAGCAAGTCCAGCTGTCGGAGGCCAGCTTGGAAAAAATCAAGCGGCCCCCGTGCGAGATTTGTGATGTGGATCTCGCTGCCTGCCATGCTGCGTCGATGGAGTATGAAAGACTCACGACAGAGCTTTACAGTGGCCTGCCAACAACCCCTGCAGGTAAACGGCTGTTCGAGGTCAAAAAAATGGTCGTCTATCGAAAG GACGGCATTCGTACGGCAGGTGTTATCACGAAAGAAGGCATCACCACCGGTACTGTTCCTTGCATTACTGTCCTCGAGATTGGCACAGTCTACAACCGCCGCCATCCCAGTGACGTGCTGCCATTCCTTCCAAAGTTCCGACCTTACTTCCAAGCCCTTCCTTCGAACGGTGCATCCATGCATCTGAAAATCTGCAAGATCCCTGTGACCGACGTGGAGTGTATCACGACCACAAGATGCAAGGCTGGCGGACCCATCTG TGAGCGATGGGACGAAATCGACTGGGTACGCATCAAGGAATTGCAGTCACGAGATATCATTGATCAACGAAGAGCTCAAGCCGAGTTCATTCAATCGTGCCGCTGCATGGAATGCCCGAAATTCATTGAACAT TTCGAAATGCAACATGATGAATGGCAAGTCAAGGAGAATATCTCGCAATTGAAGCAATTGATGTCGGATCAAaatctccagcttctccctGATTACGAACAGCGAATTCAGGTTTTGCGCGAGCTCGGGTTCGTCGACGAGCATTCTCGTGTGCAACTCAAGGGCAAGGTGGCCTGTGAAATTCACTCCGCCGACGAGCTCGTATTGACGGAGCTGGTTCTCGAGAACGTCCTGGCCGAGTACGAACCGGAAGAGATTGTCGCGCTCTTGTCAGCATTCGTATTCCAGGAGAAGACCGAGAGCCAGCCCACCTTGACCCCCCGACTTCAGAAGGGCCAGGAGGCCATCGTTCGCATCGCAGAAAAGGTGAACAACTACCAAGTCCTGCACCAAGTCATTCAATCAAGCGAGGATTCCAACGACTTTGCCAGCGAACCTCGCTTCGGTCTTGCTGAAGTGGTCTACGAGTGGGCCAAGGGAATGTCCTTCAACCGGATCACTGATCTCACCGACGTGATGGAGGGGACAATTGTTCGAACCATTACTCGCTTGGATGAGACTTGTCGCGAGGTGAAGAATGCAGCCAAGCTTGTTGGCGACCCGAACCTGTACACCAAGATGCAGCAGGCACAGGAACTCATCAAGCGCGACGTCATCTTTGCGGCGTCCTTGTACATGTAA
- a CDS encoding putative importin, translated as MDVSALRDRIQATLDANTSNRQQAELDLKYAETQPGFINALLDILQTEQNNAVQLSALARAIVAGVYLKNRISRGWAPVEDNPQRAPIPEAEKPGFRERLIPAMASTPPNVRAQLVPLLQKILQNDFPERWPGFLDLTLQLLGTNEANTVYAGLQCLLAICRVYRFKAGEKREEFDKIVEHTFPQLLSIGQRLVDEESLECAEMLRIVVKAYKHAIYFELSPALQTHQATVDWCTLFLRIISKVPPASAMAESKEERELNHWWKCKKWSYANLNRLFIRYGNPTTLTKSSIPDYTPYAKTFITNFAPEILKGYLQKIDKWVSKSQWLSNAALSYTLVFMEECVKPKAMWEHLKPHMDNLIAHFVFPIMCQSDEDIELFEDDPSEYLHRKLNFYEEVSAPDVAATNFLVSLTKNRKKQTFSILTFVNSVVSKYESAADDQKQPREKEGALRMIGSLASVILGKKSPIADQVEYFFVRHVFPEFRSPHGFLRARACDTLEKFEQLDFKDPNNLMIIYRNILESMTDPELPVRVEAALALQPLIRHDVIRTSMQQNIPQIMQQLLKLANEVDVDALANVMEDFVEVFSAELTPFAVALSEQLRDTYMRIVGELLERNANKAGDDEGYGDFLDDKSITALGVLQTIGTLILTLESTPDVLLHLETILMPVISITLENKLYDLYNEVFEIIDSCTFASKSISPTMWQAFELIHKTFKAGAELYLEDMLPALDNYVSYGSDMLVQNPAYLAAIVGMVEDIFRDEKVGGVDRICGCKLAETLMLNLRGHIDQYIPLFIELPMVVIDAGEARTKSYRIHLMEMIINAIYYNPALSLQVLEAKGWTNKFFSTWFSSIDQFRRVHDKKLSIAAISSLLTMKAADVPVSVQQGWPRLLQGVTRLFQTLPAALKQREDATRESDFTLDDDEEEDDEDNDWDGEVEWNEGEEVEEAIEGDIADESAAYIDFLNKEAQKFSNFADDDDDDELDEESLLETPLDKLEPYGMFKHVFLSLQSEQPQLYESLTKVLGPDEQQILQSVFHEADAKALAAANAEAAAAAGMQSNGNQ; from the exons ATGGACGTTTCGGCCCTGCGAGACCGTATTCAGGCGACCTTGGACGCGAACACGAGTAACCGTCAACAAGCCGAGTTGGATCTGAAATAT GCCGAAACGCAGCCCGGATTTATCAATGCACTGCTGGACATTCTCCAAACCGAGCAAAACAATGCCGTTCAGCTTTCTG CCCTGGCTCGTGCTATTGTAGCCGGTGTTTACTTGAAGAACCGCATCAGCCGAGGATGGGCGCCGGTGGAAGACAACCCGCAAAGGGCTCCTATTCCCGAGGCTGAAAAGCCTGGGTTCCGAGAGAGACTGATCCCTGCGATGGCCTCGACACCCCCCAATGTTCGCGCTCAGTTGGTCCCGCTCCTCCAAAAGATCCTCCAAAACGACTTCCCCGAGCGCTGGCCCGGCTTCCTCGACCTCACCCTTCAGCTGCTCGGTACAAATGAGGCAAACACGGTCTATGCCGGTCTGCAGTGCTTGCTCGCTATCTGCCGGGTGTACAGATTCAAGGCTGGCGAGAAGCGGGAAGAGTTTGATAAGATTGTGGAGCATACGTTCCCTCAGCTCCTCAGCATCGGCCAGAGACTGGTTGATGAGGAGAGCCTCGAGTGTGCTGAGATGTTGCGCATCGTGGTCAAGGCTTACAAGCATGCCATTTAT TTCGAGCTGTCTCCGGCTTTGCAAACTCACCAGGCCACCGTGGACTGGTGCACTTTGTTCCTgcgcatcatctccaaggtTCCTCCTGCCAGTGCCATGGCGGAGTCGAAGGAAGAGCGTGAGCTGAACCACTGGTGGAAGTGCAAGAAGTGGTCCTATGCGAACCTGAACCGTCTTTTCATCAG ATACGGTAACCCTACTACGCTCACAAAATCCTCTATCCCCGACTACACACCCTACGCTAAGACCTTCATCACGAACTTTGCCCCCGAAATTCTCAAGGGCTACCTCCAGAAGATTGACAAGTGGGTCTCTAAGTCGCAATGGCTCAGCAACGCCGCTTTGTCTTATACTCTGGTGTTCATGGAGGAGTGCGTCAAGCCCAAGGCTATGTGGGAGCACTTGAAGCCGCACATGGACAACCTGATCGCACACTTCGTGTTCCCCATCATGTGCCAGTCGGATGAGGATATCGAGCTTTTTGAGGACGATCCTTCGGAATACCTTCACCGCAAGCTCAACTTCTACGAGGAGGTGTCCGCTCCCGATGTCGCGGCCACCAACTTCCTCGTCTCTTTGACCAAGAACCGCAAGAAGCAGACCTTCTCTATTTTGACCTTTGTTAACAGCGTGGTCAGCAAGTACGAGTCTGCCGCCGATGATCAAAAGCAGCCGCGTGAGAAGGAGGGCGCTCTTCGAATGATCGGCTCCCTGGCTTCTGTGATCTTGGGCAAGAAGAGCCCTATCGCCGATCAAGTTGAGTACTTCTTCGTCCGTCACGTCTTCCCTGAATTCCGCAGCCCCCACGGTTTCCTTCGTGCGCGTGCTTGCGACACCCTAGAGAAGTTTGAACAGCTCGACTTCAAGGATCCCAACAACCTGATGATCATCTACCGGAACATCCTGGAATCCATGACCGATCCCGAGTTGCCCGTCCGCGTGGAGGCCGCCCTTGCCCTGCAGCCTCTGATCCGCCACGATGTCATTCGCACCTCCATGCAGCAAAACATTCCCCAGATCATGCAACAGCTCTTGAAGCTGGCCAACGAAGTTGACGTGGATGCGCTCGCCAATGTGATGGAGGACTTTGTCGAGGTCTTCTCTGCCGAACTTACTCCCTTCGCCGTCGCCCTCAGCGAACAATTGCGCGACACCTACATGCGCATTGTTGGCGAGCTTCTGGAACGCAATGCTAACAAGGCTGGTGACGACGAGGGATACGGAGATTTCCTGGATGACAAGAGTATCACCGCGTTGGGTGTGTTGCAGACCATCGGCACTCTCATCCTCACCCTCGAGAGCACCCCGGATGTGCTGCTGCATCTCGAGACTATTCTGATGCCCGTCATCAGCATCACTCTGGAGAACAAGTTGTATGATTTGTATAACGAGGTCTTTGAGATCATTGACAGCTGTACTTTTGCGTCCAAGTCCATCTCGCCCACTATGTGGCAGGCCTTTGAGCTGATTCACAAGACATTCAAGGCTGGTGCCGAGCTCTACTTGGAGGATATGCTTCCGGCTCTGGACAACTACGTTTCCTACGGCTCCGACATGCTCGTGCAGAACCCCGCTTACTTGGCTGCTATTGTGGGCATGGTGGAGGACATCTTCCGCGACGAGAAGGTCGGCGGTGTTGACCGCATCTGCGGCTGCAAACTGGCCGAGACTCTCATGCTCAACCTTCGCGGCCACATCGACCAGTACATCCCCCTGTTCATCGAGTTGCCTATGGTCGTGATCGATGCGGGTGAGGCTCGCACCAAGTCCTACCGGATCCacttgatggagatgatcatcaacgCCATTTACTACAACCCCGCCCTCAGCTTGCAGGTTCTGGAAGCCAAGGGTTGGACCAACAAGTTCTTCAGCACCTGGTTCTCCAGCATTGATCAGTTCCGTCGTGTCCACGACAAGAAGCTGTCCATTGCTGCGATCAGCTCGTTGTTGACCATGAAGGCAGCCGATGTTCCCGTGAGCGTCCAGCAAGGCTGGCCCCGATTGCTGCAAGGCGTGACTCGTCTCTTCCAGACTCTACCTGCTGCTCTCAAAC AACGTGAGGACGCCACTCGCGAGTCGGACTTTACTTtggatgacgacgaggaggaagatgatgaggacaaCGACTGGGACGGCGAGGTTGAGTGGAACGAGGGCGAGGAAGTCGAGGAGGCCATTGAGGGGGACATTGCTGATGAGAGCGCCGCGTACATTGACTTCCTGAACAAGGAAGCTCAAAAGTTCAGCAACTTcgccgatgacgatgacgatgacgagctggatgaggagagtCTGCTTGAGACCCCCCTGGACAAGCTCGAACCCTATGGCATGTTCAAGCATGTCTTCTTGA GTCTCCAATCCGAACAGCCTCAACTCTATGAGAGCTTGACCAAGGTTCTGGGTCCCGACGAGCAGCAGATCCTTCAGTCTGTCTTCCACGAGGCTGACGCGAAGGCGCTGGCCGCTGCCAACGCCGaggccgccgccgccgcgggCATGCAATCGAACGGCAACCAATAG
- a CDS encoding Carbamoyl-phosphate synthase arginine-specific large chain: MVLAARCGQAATLLRQRCLAEARPALSLRSFTSNASIRSTASTLRLQKIPSAARSQQLRAFSSTISRLAAAQGAPSSEAYLASGVVKPGRNLVDVKKVLVIGSGGLSIGQAGEFDYSGSQALKALKEAGVKSVLINPNIATIQTDHKLADEVYYLPVTPEYVTHVIERERPDGIFLAFGGQTALNLGVQMNRMGIFERYGVRVLGTSIKTLETSEDRDLFSQALNEINIPIAESIAVSTVDDALKAAESVGYPIIVRSAYALGGLGSGFAANPDELRDLSSRSLSLAPQILVEKSLKGWKEVEYEVVRDADNNCITVCNMENFDPLGVHTGDSIVVAPSQTLSDEEYHMLRTAAIKIVRHLGVVGECNVQYSLQPDGLDYRVIEVNARLSRSSALASKATGYPLAYTAAKIALGHTLPELPNAVTKTTTANFEPSLDYIVTKIPRWDLSKFQHVNRDIGSAMKSVGEVMAIGRTFEESLQKAIRQVDPKYLGLQGDHFEDLDEVLKNPTDRRWLAVGQAMLHEGYSVDKVHELSKIDKWFLYKIQNIVDCNNELKEIGSLFGITAETMLKAKKLGFSDKQISLLVGSSEDDVRARRKSFGITPWVKKIDTLAAEFPADTNYLYTTYNASSHDVTFDDHGTLILGSGVYRIGSSVEFDWCAVNATLSLRKMGKKTVMINYNPETYSTDFDTADKLYFEELSYERVMDIYELESANGVVVSVGGQLPQNIALRLQETGGAKILGTDPQDIDKAEDRHKFSQILDSIGVDQPAWKELTSVADAEKFAESVGYPVLVRPSYVLSGAAMNVIYSVDELKEKLLNASAVSPDHPVVITKFIEGAEEIDVDAVASNGKLLVHAVSEHVEPAGVHSGDATLVLPPVNLEAPVMARVKEIAEKVAKAWNITGPFNMQIIKADQEGAEPQLKVIECNLRASRSFPFVSKVLGTNFIDVATKALVGRDVPEPVDLMVQKRDYLATKVPQFSWTRLAGADPFLGVEMASTGEMACFGKDLIEAYWTSLQSTMNFRMPEAGEGILLGGDITQPYLTTIVDYLNPLGYKFYAANPEVKAHLESTCKDNVTVTVIEFPKKNKRALREVFQKYDIRGVFNLAKTRGKTQLDEDYVMRRNAVDFSVPLFMEPKTATLFAQCMNEKLPRPDGIPSEVRTWAEFVGGKEAL, translated from the exons ATGGTTCTTGCTGCGCGTTGTGGGCAAGCGGCGACGCTGCTGCGCCAGCGATGTCTCGCTGAAGCTCGTCCggccctctctctccgttCCTTCACCTCCAATGCCTCCATCCGATCTACAGCCTCTACTCTGCGCCTGCAGAAGATTCCCTCCGCGGCTCGCTCGCAGCAGCTGCGAGCCTTTTCCAGCACAATCAGCCGTCTGGCCGCGGCGCAAGGTGCTCCTTCATCAGAGGCCTACTTGGCGAGCGGTGTCGTCAAGCCCGGCCGGAACCTGGTGGACGTGAAGAAGGTGCTCGTCATCGGAAGTGGTGGCTTGAGTATCGGACAGGCTGGAGAGTTTGATTATTCAG GCTCTCAGGCTCTCAAGGCTTTGAAGGAGGCGGGCGTTAAGTCGGTGCTCATCAACCCGAACATTGCGACGATTCAAACGGACCACAAGCTGGCCGACGAGGTCTACTATCTTCCCGTCACTCCCGAATATGTCACCCACGTTATCGAGCGCGAGCGCCCCGATGGtatcttcctcgcctttggTGGACAGACAGCCCTGAACTTGGGTGTGCAGATGAACCGAATGGGTATCTTTGAGCGATACGGCGTGCGGGTCCTGGGTACCAGCATCAAGACCCTCGAGACCAGTGAGGACCGTGACCTGTTCTCGCAGGCCCTGAACGAGATCAACATCCCCATCGCCGAGTCGATCGCCGTCAGCACCGTTGACGACGCCCTCAAGGCCGCCGAGTCTGTTGGTTACCCCATCATCGTCCGTTCCGCTTACGCACTCGGTGGTCTCGGTTCCGGCTTCGCAGCCAACCCCGACGAGCTCCGTGATCTCTCCTCTCGCTCTCTGTCCCTGGCTCCCCAGATTCTGGTGGAGAAGTCCCTCAAGGGCTGGAAGGAGGTCGAATATGAGGTCGTCCGTGACGCCGACAACAACTGTATCACCGTTTGCAATATGGAGAACTTTGACCCTCTCGGTGTTCACACTGGTGACAGTATCGTGGTGGCCCCCTCGCAGACCCTCTCGGACGAGGAGTACCACATGCTCCGTACCGCAGCCATCAAGATCGTCCGCCACCTGGGTGTCGTGGGTGAGTGCAACGTCCAATACTCGCTCCAGCCGGATGGTCTCGACTACCGTGTCATCGAGGTGAATGCGCGTCTGTCGCGTTCGTCGGCTCTTGCATCCAAGGCCACCGGCTATCCACTGGCCTATACCGCCGCCAAGATCGCCCTCGGCCACACTCTGCCTGAGCTGCCCAACGCGGTCACCAAGACGACCACTGCCAACTTCGAGCCCAGTCTCGACTACATTGTCACCAAGATCCCTCGATGGGATCTGAGCAAGTTCCAGCATGTGAACCGCGACATCGGCAGTGCTATGAAGTCGGTCGGTGAGGTTATGGCTATCGGTCGTACCTTCGAGGAGTCCCTCCAGAAGGCTATCCGCCAGGTCGACCCGAAGTACCTGGGTCTTCAGGGAGACCACTTTGAGGATCTGGACGAGGTCCTGAAGAACCCGACCGATCGCCGCTGGTTGGCCGTTGGTCAGGCTATGCTCCACGAGGGCTACTCAGTCGACAAGGTTCACGAGCTTAGCAAGATCGACAAGTGGTTCCTCTACAAGATCCAGAACATCGTGGACTGCAACAACGAGTTGAAGGAGATTGGCAGCCTCTTTGGAATCACCGCGGAGACCATGTTgaaggcgaagaagctcGGTTTCTCCGACAAGCAGATCTCCCTGCTCGTGGGCTCTTCCGAGGATGACGTGCGTGCTCGCCGCAAGTCTTTCGGCATCACTCCctgggtgaagaagattgacACTCTGGCTGCCGAGTTCCCCGCCGACACCAACTACCTCTACACCACCTACAATGCCAGCTCGCACGATGTCACCTTTGATGACCACGGCACCTTGATCCTCGGCAGCGGTGTGTACCGTATCGGTAGCTCCGTCGAATTCGATTGGTGCGCGGTCAACGCCACTCTCTCGCTGCGCAAGATGGGCAAGAAGACAGTCATGATCAACTACAACCCCGAGACCTACTCCACCGACTTCGATACCGCCGACAAGCTGTACTTTGAGGAGTTGAGCTACGAGCGTGTGATGGATATCTACGAGTTGGAGAGCGCCAACGGTGTCGTTGTCTCCGTCGGTGGTCAGCTGCCCCAGAACATTGCTCTGCGTCTCCAGGAGACCGGTGGTGCCAAGATTCTCGGTACCGATCCTCAGGACATTGACAAGGCCGAGGATCGTCACAAGTTCTCGCAGATCCTTGACAGCATCGGTGTGGATCAGCCCGCCTGGAAGGAGCTGACCTCCGTCGCCGATGCGGAGAAGTTCGCCGAGTCGGTGGGCTACCCCGTCTTGGTTCGTCCCTCGTATGTCCTGTCCGGTGCGGCCATGAACGTCATCTACAGTGTCGACgagctcaaggagaagctccTCAACGCCAGCGCTGTTTCTCCCGACCACCCCGTCGTGATCACCAAGTTCATTGAGGGTGCGGAAGAGATTGACGTGGACGCCGTCGCTTCCAACGGTAAGCTTCTGGTACACGCCGTCAGCGAGCACGTTGAGCCCGCTGGTGTGCACTCTGGTGATGCCACCCTGGTCCTGCCCCCCGTCAACTTGGAGGCGCCCGTGATGGCCCGTGTGAAGGAGATTGCGGAGAAGGTCGCCAAGGCCTGGAACATCACCGGTCCCTTCAACATGCAGATCATCAAGGCCGACCAGGAAGGTGCTGAGCCCCAGCTGAAGGTGATTGAGTGCAACCTGCGTGCTTCCCGTTCCTTCCCCTTCGTCAGCAAGGTCTTGGGTACCAACTTCATCGACGTGGCCACCAAGGCTTTGGTCGGTCGTGATGTTCCCGAGCCTGTGGACCTGATGGTGCAAAAGCGTGACTACCTCGCCACCAAGGTTCCCCAGTTCTCCTGGACTCGTCTGGCTGGTGCCGACCCCTTCCTGGGTGTCGAGATGGCCAGCACAGGTGAGATGGCTTGCTTCGGTAAGGATCTGATTGAGGCCTACTGGACCTCGCTGCAGTCCACCATGAACTTCCGCATGCCCGAGGCGGGTGAGGGTATCCTGCTTGGTGGTGATATCACCCAGCCCTACCTGACCACCATTGTCGACTACCTGAACCCTCTTGGCTACAAGTTCTACGCCGCCAACCCCGAGGTCAAGGCTCACCTGGAGTCCACCTGCAAGGACAATGTCACCGTCACTGTGATTGAGTtccccaagaagaacaagcgCGCTCTTCGTGAGGTCTTCCAGAAGTACGACATCCGTGGTGTCTTCAACTTGGCCAAGACCCGTGGCAAGACCCAGCTGGATGAGGACTATGTCATGCGCCGCAACGCTGTCGACTTCAGCGTTCCATTGTTCATGGAGCCCAAG aCTGCTACTCTCTTCGCTCAGTGCATGAACGAGAAGCTCCCCCGCCCCGATGGTATTCCCTCCGAGGTCCGCACCTGGGCCGAGTTTGTCGGCGGCAAGGAGGCTCTGTAA